In Oreochromis aureus strain Israel breed Guangdong linkage group 9, ZZ_aureus, whole genome shotgun sequence, the genomic window GCGAGGGATCAGGAGCTGGTAGAGTGGCCGTTGGGGCCACTGGGCCATTTGCAGCTGTTGGAGCCGGATACTTGGCTGCTGGGGTACCTGAGCCATCTGTGCCCGTCTGAGTTCAGCTCTAGGCTGCTGGCGCACCTCTGCAAATTGTAGCCGTTGGAGAGGGGATTCATGCATTTGGATTAAATCCAGCCGCTGGTGTGATGAACCAGGCTCATCTGGCACCCACAGCTGTTTAGATGGGGAGTAGAACTCTGGGGAGACCTGGGACACCTTAGCCACCCCCAGCCGATGGAGTGGAGAACGGGGCTGCTGTGGTACCTCCAGCTGCCAAAGTGGAGGACTGCGCGGCATTGGCACCTGCAAGAGCACCTGTGATGGGCAGGTAGTCTCACTGGGTGGGGAGGTAGGTGGCGGCACCTGGGGCTCTTGTGACTGCCTGGATGAGAAAGTACGCTGCTGTTGGAGCACCTGTACCTGAAAACCAGACTCTGCTTCTTTTAGTGGAGGTTCAGTATGACTTAATGAATACTGGAGATCTGGCAAAGACCTGTTTTGTGCCAGTGTTTCGGCTTCAGGCTGATAATCCACTGTTAATGTTGTGTTGTAGTTACTCTCATTCAAGGTTGAATTATCAAGTATCCCACTGCTCCATAAAGTCTCATTTCCAAAGTAAATGCTGCTTAAATCCAGTTGATCATCCGTATGGGGCACTTCTTGATCTGTGAGAGAACATTGGAGTATGTTAGGCAAAAATGTTGGTGGATAAAATTATCAAATTTCATTTGCTTACCATTTTCTTGATGACTTTTGACAGCTAGCAAGAACAACAGCAACCATCTAGACATGACATAAAAGAGACTATAAGCTTTAATagtgacattaaaaatgtttttgattcATCTTTAAAAAACTGCTTTAAAGCTTGCCTTAATATAAACATCATAGCTTCAGCTACAGGAAGCAGCAAATTCAGCCACTTCTGTCAGCTGCTACCAAACTACGGACCTAGAAACTAATGAACAGACAGTGAGTCAGCTAAACTCTTtgcaaaactttattttcttaCCTTCTTGCTTAATTGGCCAGCTGTGTGACTACTTGAAGGCAGGTGTAGCTAATTAGGAAACCAGCGAAGGACAAGGAAGTACTGCAGTCAGATTTGAGCAACACTGCCAACCTTTAGTTCAGTTTTCTTCAAATGTTTTATCAGGCTTGTTTGGAACGAAGCAGACCAGCATCGGATTTCTGCAAGAACATGTAACAGTTACgcttaatatttatatttaatatctTTTAAGATTTGGTGTTcgttttttaaatcagtatttTAATGAATCAACATTAGTTTTTAATGCATATTtaagtttttttaatttgatattttaaatattttatttaccaTTGTgcacaaataaaagaaacaaaaacaacaacatttaaatTCCAGTATTTAGACTCATTACTTAATTatgaaaacaaacttttaatgTTTAGATTTATGtaatattttaacatttacattatttttaacacataaacatgttaaatttaaaatatgcatttaatatttacatttaactataaaatgtatatttgtaaaatgtatgcatgaatttcaaattttaatttcaaatttaTATTTAAGAATTCAAATTGTTTATTTATACTAAGCATAtatgatttttatttacatttcacagttttgtaattttttttgcaatttcctaaatattttacataaatatttaGAATTTGGTATTTGGatttaccattttaatttatattcatACTTAATAAATTGACATTTCTATTTAACGTTTAGATTAAAATGTTTGCAAATAGAGCTATAAATCTGATCAAAACTGACacgaaaagaaaatatttgaatttaaatttgtcaaaatgTCGCAGTTTTATTTCAGCATGCTTCGGTTTACGATCGGAGCTCAAAAGGACTACATTTCCCAAATGCAACAATGTTACGAAATTCTTAAGCTACTTCCTTATGAagcatttcaaaataagacgAATGTTTCCAGCGCAACGTCCTATCTTTGTGAAAAGGTCCATGGTTTCTACAtagggcttttattttgaagccgGGGTCATTCCTCCCAGTCTCGTCGATCTCTGGTGGAGGCAGCGACCGCTCAGGACCGTGGGAGGGTTAGTCTCGTTTCAACCGTGGACGC contains:
- the LOC116322159 gene encoding putative uncharacterized protein DDB_G0294196, whose translation is MMFILRWLLLFLLAVKSHQENDQEVPHTDDQLDLSSIYFGNETLWSSGILDNSTLNESNYNTTLTVDYQPEAETLAQNRSLPDLQYSLSHTEPPLKEAESGFQVQVLQQQRTFSSRQSQEPQVPPPTSPPSETTCPSQVLLQVPMPRSPPLWQLEVPQQPRSPLHRLGVAKVSQVSPEFYSPSKQLWVPDEPGSSHQRLDLIQMHESPLQRLQFAEVRQQPRAELRRAQMAQVPQQPSIRLQQLQMAQWPQRPLYQLLIPRYQAKYSHYQPMISRYQERLLGHRPKTPLFRIKHLRHPQQIRYTR